From a single Anaerolineae bacterium genomic region:
- a CDS encoding NAD(P)H-dependent glycerol-3-phosphate dehydrogenase: MNNIDVNSTKIGVVGSGSWGTALADLLGRKGFNIDLWVFEAEVIKQIKELKENRLFLPGISLSSNICPSNNLSRVVSGKDLVVIVVPSHFMRETSHKIAEYVSKDTIIVSASKGIENKTHLTMSGVLKETLPKIPEKHIAALSGPSFAREVASNVPTLVAVASKDKKIASFVQHVFATALFRVYTNNDIIGVELGGSVKNVIAIASGMIDGLGFGLNTRAALITRGLTEIRRLGLKLGANPRTFTGLAGVGDLILTCTGTLSRNYTVGKQLGQGKKLQDILSEMRMVAEGIKTAKSVYNLSRKIGVEMPISHEIYHILYDDASPKGALDRLMARDLKHEFDEL; the protein is encoded by the coding sequence ATGAATAATATAGATGTAAATTCCACAAAAATCGGTGTCGTGGGAAGCGGAAGCTGGGGAACGGCTTTGGCCGATCTTCTTGGCCGGAAAGGTTTTAATATTGATCTGTGGGTATTTGAAGCTGAAGTAATTAAGCAGATTAAGGAGTTAAAAGAAAACAGGCTGTTTCTTCCCGGTATTTCCCTTTCTTCAAACATATGCCCGTCAAACAATCTATCTCGTGTTGTATCGGGCAAAGACCTGGTAGTTATTGTTGTGCCGTCTCACTTTATGAGGGAAACATCACATAAAATTGCCGAATATGTTTCAAAGGATACTATTATAGTTTCCGCCTCAAAAGGGATTGAGAACAAAACCCATTTAACCATGTCCGGCGTGCTTAAAGAAACACTTCCGAAAATTCCTGAGAAGCATATTGCAGCCCTTTCCGGCCCCAGCTTTGCCCGTGAAGTTGCTTCAAACGTTCCGACCTTAGTCGCTGTAGCATCAAAGGACAAAAAGATAGCCTCCTTTGTGCAACATGTCTTTGCCACAGCTCTTTTTAGAGTATACACAAACAATGATATTATAGGAGTGGAATTAGGCGGTTCCGTCAAGAATGTAATTGCCATTGCCTCAGGAATGATCGATGGGCTCGGTTTTGGTCTGAATACCAGGGCCGCCCTTATTACCAGAGGTCTTACGGAAATCAGGCGCCTCGGCTTAAAGCTTGGGGCAAACCCACGCACATTCACCGGCCTGGCCGGTGTTGGAGACCTGATCCTGACCTGTACCGGCACGTTAAGCCGCAATTATACCGTCGGTAAACAGTTAGGCCAGGGAAAGAAGTTGCAGGATATCCTGTCTGAAATGCGCATGGTTGCCGAAGGAATTAAAACAGCTAAATCTGTTTACAACCTGTCTCGCAAGATCGGCGTTGAAATGCCGATTTCTCACGAGATCTACCATATACTTTATGATGATGCCTCTCCCAAAGGGGCGCTGGACAGGCTGATGGCTCGTGATCTTAAGCATGAGTTTGATGAATTATAG
- the radC gene encoding DNA repair protein RadC, protein MPTTDSHKGTGHRQRLRDKFLASGLSGFHDYEVIELLLTLATPQKDCKETAKAALKRFKTLQKVLEASTAELCMIDGIGPKNLIGLKLIKAVADRYLKKKLIEKKPLNNSKELFEYLYHSMKGKSRENFKVIFLDAKNNVVAIETLFQGTLTASSVYPREVVQAALNQHAAALIFAHNHPSGDPEPSAEDISITKQLVFACKTMGITVHEHLVIGNNNYFSFADQGHIAGMNREFEKINKGK, encoded by the coding sequence ATGCCAACTACTGACTCTCATAAAGGAACGGGACACAGGCAAAGGTTGCGGGACAAATTTCTTGCTTCAGGCCTGTCAGGGTTTCATGACTATGAGGTGATTGAACTTCTTCTAACCCTTGCCACTCCGCAAAAGGACTGCAAAGAAACCGCTAAAGCCGCTTTAAAAAGATTTAAGACTCTCCAGAAAGTACTTGAGGCATCTACTGCAGAGCTTTGCATGATTGATGGCATAGGCCCTAAAAATTTAATCGGGTTAAAACTGATAAAGGCTGTTGCCGACAGGTATCTGAAAAAGAAATTAATAGAAAAAAAACCTCTTAATAACTCAAAAGAATTATTTGAATATCTATACCACAGCATGAAGGGGAAAAGCAGGGAGAATTTTAAGGTAATTTTTTTAGATGCAAAAAACAATGTTGTTGCAATCGAAACACTCTTTCAAGGCACATTAACAGCCAGTTCTGTTTACCCAAGGGAGGTTGTCCAGGCAGCCCTGAATCAGCACGCTGCAGCGCTTATTTTTGCCCATAACCATCCTTCCGGGGATCCAGAACCATCCGCCGAAGACATCTCCATAACCAAGCAACTTGTTTTTGCATGTAAAACAATGGGGATAACCGTTCATGAACATTTGGTAATAGGAAACAACAACTATTTCAGCTTTGCGGACCAAGGACATATTGCCGGAATGAATCGTGAGTTTGAGAAAATAAATAAAGGAAAATGA
- a CDS encoding phosphoglycerate kinase has product MKSIKEIDIINKRVFIRVDFNVPIDSQQNIMDDTRIRAVLPTLRYALDNQAKLIIASHMGRPKGKKSHELSLKPIAKRLGRLLEKDVKMANDCIGPDVKSLISAMKAGDIVLLENLRFHQEEQENNDEFAKELASLCDVYVNNAFAVSHRVNASVVAITKYAPVSVAGFLLQKEIGYFSKIMASPQRPLVAIIGGAKVSDKLMALDNMLEHVDKFIIGGAMANTFLKSKGYDIGKSKIEEDLVETAGLIMEKAAKRKIKFYLPIDAVVARRLDPEAQTKIVPLQEIPENWMIMDIGPASSLLFSEVLHNAKTVIWNGPMGVFEIDSFSRGTIAMVHNVANCYALTVVGGGDTDVAIHKEGATDMITYISTGGGAFLTMLEGKTLPAIAALENAEKTYK; this is encoded by the coding sequence ATGAAATCAATTAAAGAAATAGATATTATAAATAAGAGGGTTTTTATCAGGGTCGATTTTAATGTTCCCATAGATAGCCAGCAGAATATTATGGATGACACCAGGATTCGGGCTGTTCTTCCTACCTTAAGATATGCCCTGGACAATCAGGCAAAGCTGATTATAGCTTCACACATGGGCAGACCAAAAGGAAAGAAATCGCATGAACTAAGCCTTAAACCAATAGCCAAACGGTTGGGCAGACTGCTTGAAAAAGATGTGAAGATGGCAAACGATTGTATAGGTCCTGATGTAAAATCGCTTATATCAGCTATGAAAGCAGGCGACATTGTTCTTCTCGAAAACTTACGATTTCATCAAGAAGAACAGGAAAATAACGACGAGTTTGCCAAAGAGCTTGCATCGCTTTGCGATGTATATGTAAATAATGCTTTTGCAGTATCACACCGTGTCAACGCTTCTGTCGTAGCTATTACAAAATATGCGCCTGTCTCAGTTGCCGGCTTTCTGCTTCAAAAAGAAATCGGTTATTTTTCAAAGATAATGGCCAGTCCTCAACGCCCTCTTGTCGCAATCATCGGCGGCGCAAAAGTATCCGACAAGCTTATGGCATTAGATAACATGCTGGAGCACGTTGATAAGTTCATAATCGGCGGAGCCATGGCAAACACCTTTTTGAAAAGCAAAGGCTATGATATTGGGAAATCAAAAATCGAAGAAGATCTTGTAGAAACAGCCGGATTGATAATGGAAAAAGCCGCTAAGCGCAAAATCAAGTTCTATCTTCCGATTGATGCCGTAGTTGCAAGACGCCTTGACCCAGAAGCTCAAACAAAGATAGTTCCTTTGCAGGAGATCCCTGAAAACTGGATGATTATGGATATAGGCCCTGCCAGCTCTTTGCTCTTTTCCGAAGTTCTTCATAACGCAAAAACAGTAATTTGGAACGGCCCCATGGGTGTGTTTGAAATCGACTCTTTCAGCAGAGGCACAATTGCCATGGTCCACAATGTAGCTAACTGCTACGCCCTCACTGTTGTGGGCGGAGGCGATACAGATGTCGCTATCCATAAAGAAGGCGCTACTGATATGATAACATATATTTCAACAGGTGGGGGGGCATTTCTCACCATGTTAGAGGGAAAGACATTGCCTGCAATAGCCGCCCTGGAAAATGCTGAAAAAACATACAAGTAA
- a CDS encoding VTT domain-containing protein, whose product MALKSLSGKHIVLILIILLSLALPGYFYRMQLWEGVAQCYNLFIDREKAKTFITSFGMAAPVVFMIIQALQVLFAPLPGEATGFIGGYLFGATKGFLYSSLALTVGSLINFVVGRFLGKHYIRKLIPSAYLKRFDTVFKHQGIFVSFLLFVLPGFPKDYFCFFLGLSSIPARIFIIIACIGRMPGTFMLSLQGSSIYEQNYKLSALVLGLSVVITLFAYRHRKTLYQWMEKFNNK is encoded by the coding sequence ATGGCCCTAAAATCTCTTTCCGGTAAACATATTGTTTTAATACTTATAATTTTATTATCCCTTGCATTGCCGGGTTATTTCTACAGAATGCAATTATGGGAAGGTGTTGCGCAGTGCTATAATCTTTTTATTGACAGAGAAAAGGCCAAAACATTCATCACATCATTCGGCATGGCAGCGCCTGTGGTTTTTATGATAATTCAGGCCCTTCAGGTTCTCTTTGCTCCTCTCCCGGGCGAAGCTACAGGCTTTATCGGAGGCTATCTGTTCGGAGCAACCAAAGGTTTCTTGTATTCCAGTTTGGCTTTGACTGTGGGATCGTTGATCAACTTTGTTGTCGGCCGCTTTCTCGGAAAACATTATATCAGGAAGCTTATCCCAAGCGCTTATTTAAAAAGATTCGATACTGTTTTTAAACATCAGGGAATTTTTGTTTCTTTTCTTTTATTTGTTCTTCCAGGCTTTCCAAAAGACTATTTTTGTTTTTTCCTTGGTTTAAGTTCTATCCCTGCCAGGATTTTCATTATTATTGCCTGCATAGGACGCATGCCTGGAACATTTATGCTAAGCCTTCAGGGATCATCAATTTACGAGCAGAATTACAAGCTGTCCGCCCTTGTCCTTGGCTTAAGCGTTGTTATTACCCTCTTTGCATACAGGCACAGAAAAACTCTTTATCAGTGGATGGAAAAGTTTAACAATAAATAA
- a CDS encoding N-acetyltransferase, whose translation MIRKAKINDIKAIHRLLNEYGRKGELIPRPLTELYDHLRDFSVCVDDKGKKVMGCCALQFCWEDLAEIRSLAVQPEHTGKNIGSMLTEAALSEAKSYNMKKVFTLTYQPEFFKRYGFVEIDRSKLPLKIWGDCLLCIKFPDCDEIAMMKDID comes from the coding sequence ATGATTCGAAAAGCGAAAATAAATGATATAAAAGCTATCCACCGGCTTCTTAATGAATATGGAAGAAAAGGAGAACTTATTCCCCGGCCTTTAACTGAACTTTATGATCATCTCAGAGATTTTTCGGTATGCGTGGATGATAAGGGGAAAAAAGTTATGGGTTGCTGTGCTTTGCAATTTTGCTGGGAGGACTTGGCGGAAATACGATCATTAGCAGTTCAGCCTGAACACACCGGTAAAAATATCGGCTCAATGCTTACTGAAGCAGCCCTTTCCGAGGCAAAATCATATAATATGAAAAAGGTGTTTACTCTTACCTACCAGCCTGAATTTTTTAAGAGATACGGTTTTGTGGAAATAGACAGATCAAAACTTCCGCTTAAAATCTGGGGGGACTGCCTGCTGTGCATCAAGTTCCCGGATTGCGATGAAATAGCAATGATGAAGGATATAGATTAA
- a CDS encoding HAD family hydrolase: MFNNELISQYITPLSPVPTTLCRSGNLKKKIKCMIFDIYGTLFISGSGDIGIAKKKSPKAYMKTYELKQLLIEFKIRKTPEAVLNDLFSAIEKKHDKLKKQGIDFPEVEIDRIWMSILKNNDPVTVRKFAAIFEIIVNPVYPMPNLREMLSACKKSQVLLGIISNAQFYTPFLFKWLLDSNLEKLGFHPDLTLFSYKSGHAKPSPFMFQSALERLKRLNVPADSALYIGNDMLNDIYPAKKTGFNTALFAGDTRSLRLRKDVGECKTLSPDLVITDLIQLLDYI, from the coding sequence ATGTTCAATAACGAGCTTATATCACAATATATAACCCCACTTTCTCCTGTTCCAACCACACTTTGCCGGAGCGGAAACTTAAAAAAAAAGATCAAATGCATGATTTTTGATATTTACGGCACACTATTTATCAGCGGATCCGGCGACATCGGCATCGCAAAGAAAAAGTCCCCGAAAGCATACATGAAAACATACGAGCTTAAACAATTGCTGATTGAATTCAAAATAAGAAAAACCCCTGAAGCTGTTTTGAATGATCTTTTCTCAGCTATTGAAAAAAAACACGACAAACTGAAAAAACAGGGAATTGACTTCCCGGAAGTCGAGATAGACCGCATATGGATGAGCATTCTAAAAAATAATGACCCGGTCACAGTCAGAAAATTTGCGGCTATATTTGAAATAATCGTAAATCCTGTATATCCGATGCCGAATCTTAGAGAGATGCTTTCCGCATGCAAAAAATCACAAGTACTGCTCGGTATTATTTCTAATGCTCAGTTCTATACACCCTTTCTATTCAAGTGGCTCCTGGATTCAAACTTGGAAAAACTCGGATTTCATCCTGATCTAACCCTGTTTTCATATAAATCAGGGCACGCAAAACCATCGCCATTTATGTTTCAATCAGCGCTTGAAAGGCTTAAACGCTTAAATGTTCCCGCCGACTCAGCCCTTTACATAGGCAATGATATGCTAAACGACATTTACCCTGCAAAAAAAACAGGATTTAACACAGCCCTTTTTGCAGGAGATACAAGATCTTTAAGGCTCAGAAAAGATGTTGGGGAATGTAAAACCTTATCTCCAGATCTTGTAATAACCGATCTGATCCAACTACTCGACTATATATAA
- a CDS encoding flavodoxin family protein, which yields MMVLGLQGSPREKGNTAFLLSLFMREAKKLGAQTHVIEVDKKNIIPCREYNVCSKKGFCPIDDDMKNEIYPLLRKADVIVAATPIFFYHTTAQLKALIDRCQVFWARKYLLKLNDLDTKSRRGFLLALGASKGENLFDGVHLTAKYFFDAVGADYYGSLTYRRIENPGDMEKHPTVLKDVKKAVSALLQD from the coding sequence ATGATGGTACTCGGTTTACAGGGAAGCCCACGGGAAAAAGGGAACACAGCCTTTCTGCTGTCTTTGTTTATGCGCGAAGCAAAAAAACTTGGCGCTCAGACACATGTTATTGAAGTTGACAAAAAAAACATTATACCTTGCAGAGAATATAATGTGTGTTCAAAAAAGGGATTTTGTCCTATTGATGACGACATGAAGAATGAAATATATCCGCTGCTGCGTAAAGCGGACGTTATTGTAGCTGCTACCCCGATATTTTTTTATCATACCACTGCTCAGCTTAAGGCGCTCATCGACAGATGCCAGGTGTTTTGGGCAAGAAAATATTTGCTGAAACTGAATGATCTGGACACAAAATCCAGGCGCGGATTTTTGCTCGCACTTGGAGCTTCAAAGGGGGAAAATCTGTTTGACGGAGTACACCTGACCGCAAAATATTTTTTTGATGCTGTTGGAGCCGACTATTATGGAAGTCTTACATACAGGCGGATAGAGAATCCAGGAGATATGGAAAAACATCCAACAGTCCTCAAAGATGTAAAAAAGGCTGTCAGCGCTCTGTTGCAAGATTGA